The following coding sequences lie in one Spirosoma sp. KUDC1026 genomic window:
- a CDS encoding carboxypeptidase-like regulatory domain-containing protein, whose product MLPGPDTSRFTLTASTPTGQPVAGASVRIFTMGGQDFSDYFFRGATALTDAQGVFTILVQNVFVPNPYVIKVTKPGYAPYSYQTPALYFGYGEFSATLERTSQGTAGYSLIGYGGGFKSPALPLLIGAESDAGADWELIRFSMTHLDGRTSVAEAQVDPATGTALVDLRSRVRLHARPNLVPDGETLLPDPDFSDFVTVSATSLTDQGELPINVGLAYWVASIIPPPGEDDLSLYGNRRWITLLPEPIIFRGYYFDTMLWLPYLTEGDSGTLIIEYLNGAFEVVGAPVEVPMPVNKQVYRIRLNAQPDAEVMHVRLRVEDETGNRITDVLTCHYRA is encoded by the coding sequence ATGCTGCCCGGTCCCGATACCTCCCGCTTTACGCTCACGGCGAGCACCCCGACCGGACAACCGGTAGCGGGGGCATCGGTGCGCATCTTTACGATGGGTGGTCAGGACTTCTCGGATTACTTTTTTCGGGGAGCTACCGCGCTCACCGACGCACAGGGCGTCTTTACGATTCTGGTGCAGAACGTGTTTGTGCCGAACCCGTACGTGATTAAAGTCACCAAGCCCGGCTACGCGCCCTACAGCTACCAGACGCCCGCCCTCTACTTTGGCTACGGCGAATTTTCGGCCACGCTCGAGCGCACCAGCCAGGGCACAGCCGGATATAGTCTGATTGGTTACGGGGGCGGGTTTAAATCGCCAGCCCTTCCTTTACTGATTGGCGCCGAATCCGACGCGGGGGCCGACTGGGAGCTGATTCGCTTCTCGATGACGCATCTTGACGGCCGCACCTCGGTAGCTGAAGCGCAGGTCGATCCGGCAACAGGAACCGCCCTAGTTGACTTGCGCAGCCGCGTTAGGCTCCACGCCCGGCCGAACCTGGTCCCCGACGGCGAAACGCTTTTGCCTGATCCCGACTTTTCGGATTTTGTCACCGTCTCAGCTACCTCACTCACCGATCAGGGGGAGCTGCCCATCAACGTGGGCCTCGCCTACTGGGTGGCGAGTATCATCCCCCCGCCGGGCGAAGACGATCTGTCACTCTACGGCAACCGGCGGTGGATAACCCTTTTGCCAGAGCCCATCATCTTTCGGGGGTACTATTTCGATACGATGCTGTGGCTGCCCTATCTAACGGAAGGCGATTCAGGGACGCTCATTATCGAATACCTCAACGGGGCCTTCGAGGTGGTGGGCGCCCCGGTTGAAGTGCCCATGCCCGTCAATAAGCAGGTGTACCGGATTCGGCTCAACGCCCAGCCGGACGCCGAAGTCATGCACGTCCGGCTACGGGTCGAAGATGAAACGGGCAACCGCATTACGGACGTTTTAACCTGTCATTATCGTGCTTAA
- a CDS encoding terminase large subunit domain-containing protein, with protein MQLQFNTFGNEKQKDVCRLWQDNDVTDIVYGGSKGSGKSYLGCSLIFGDAFTYPETHYFIARDSLTNIRKFTIPSIHEVFEHWGIGQQYYDYNGQDNYYTCYNKSRVYLLDAKYLPRDPLYARFGSMQMTRGWIEEAGEFKEAAKNNLSASIGRWKNDVYGLTPKLLQTCNPAKNYLYKQYYRKAKDRELEAWKRFVQALPQDNKRLPAGYLENLHRTLSVNEKQRLLFGNWEYDDDPSALIDYDKILDLWQNEHIGGGRKFITCDVARYGRDTTKICVWDGWRVIAYRTIKGASVPEVAAAVRVMMTEYSVPASQVVVDDDGVGGGVTDTVGCKGFVNNARPMEERTPDGKQTPNYNNLKSQCYFRLADRINQAGIYILPNVMSEKEVEDTVEELEQVKQRDMDAEGKKAVISKEDVKELIGRSPDNSDVLMMREYFELNSPVVSTARAYRPQVRQRRL; from the coding sequence ATGCAGCTTCAATTCAACACATTCGGCAACGAGAAACAAAAAGACGTCTGCAGGCTCTGGCAGGATAACGATGTCACCGACATCGTTTACGGCGGTTCAAAAGGATCGGGAAAGAGCTACCTCGGCTGTTCGCTCATCTTTGGCGATGCTTTCACCTACCCCGAAACGCATTACTTTATTGCCCGTGACTCGTTGACCAATATTCGAAAGTTTACCATCCCCTCTATTCACGAAGTCTTTGAACATTGGGGCATCGGTCAGCAGTACTATGACTACAACGGGCAGGATAACTACTACACTTGCTACAACAAAAGCCGTGTCTACCTGCTGGACGCCAAGTACCTTCCCCGCGATCCGCTTTACGCCCGGTTTGGCTCCATGCAGATGACCCGCGGCTGGATCGAAGAAGCCGGGGAGTTCAAAGAAGCAGCCAAGAATAACTTATCAGCATCAATCGGTCGCTGGAAGAACGATGTTTACGGACTTACCCCTAAGCTACTGCAGACCTGCAACCCGGCCAAGAACTACCTGTATAAGCAGTACTACCGCAAAGCAAAGGACCGGGAGCTTGAAGCCTGGAAACGGTTCGTGCAGGCACTACCACAGGATAATAAACGGCTACCCGCGGGTTACCTGGAGAACCTGCACCGAACATTAAGCGTCAACGAGAAACAGCGCCTGCTCTTTGGTAACTGGGAGTACGACGACGACCCATCGGCGCTGATTGACTACGACAAAATTCTGGATCTTTGGCAAAATGAACACATTGGGGGCGGGCGTAAGTTCATCACCTGCGACGTGGCCCGCTATGGCCGTGACACGACGAAGATATGCGTTTGGGATGGGTGGCGCGTCATTGCTTACCGAACCATCAAAGGGGCCTCGGTTCCGGAAGTAGCCGCGGCTGTTCGGGTTATGATGACTGAGTACAGCGTTCCAGCGTCTCAGGTCGTGGTCGATGACGACGGGGTCGGCGGGGGCGTTACCGACACGGTAGGCTGCAAGGGTTTTGTCAATAACGCCCGACCGATGGAAGAGCGGACCCCCGACGGTAAGCAGACGCCGAACTACAATAACCTAAAATCACAGTGCTATTTTCGATTGGCCGACCGTATCAACCAGGCGGGTATTTATATTCTGCCGAACGTCATGAGTGAGAAGGAAGTAGAAGACACCGTTGAAGAATTGGAGCAGGTCAAGCAGCGCGATATGGACGCGGAAGGCAAGAAGGCGGTTATCAGCAAAGAAGACGTTAAGGAATTGATTGGACGGTCGCCAGATAACTCCGATGTGCTTATGATGCGAGAGTATTTTGAGTTAAATTCGCCTGTGGTCAGCACCGCCCGAGCGTACCGGCCACAGGTTAGACAACGACGGTTATGA
- a CDS encoding terminase small subunit, producing the protein MAFTAPKGNRYALGHGRPAKYANAEELEQRIEEYFEYCQGEYEDQTETVNKRKKNSETGKMDTIPTEVSKRVCTRAPDRPKITTLALFLGFESRSTMYEYLKRESFSYPLKRALMIIESEYEDILPFAKGGGVIFALKNMGWEDRTQVDSTVEIKQITGMQVL; encoded by the coding sequence ATGGCTTTTACCGCTCCCAAAGGCAACAGGTATGCGCTTGGTCATGGACGACCGGCTAAGTATGCCAATGCTGAAGAGTTAGAACAACGTATAGAGGAGTACTTCGAATACTGTCAAGGCGAATACGAAGACCAAACCGAAACAGTTAACAAACGTAAGAAAAATAGCGAGACTGGCAAGATGGATACCATACCTACCGAAGTCTCAAAACGTGTCTGTACTCGCGCCCCCGACCGGCCTAAAATAACTACCCTCGCCCTCTTTCTTGGCTTCGAGTCAAGATCAACGATGTATGAGTATTTGAAGCGTGAGAGTTTTTCGTACCCGTTAAAACGCGCGCTAATGATCATTGAGAGCGAATACGAAGATATACTGCCTTTTGCCAAAGGTGGTGGGGTTATTTTCGCTTTAAAGAACATGGGCTGGGAAGATAGGACGCAAGTTGATAGCACCGTCGAAATCAAACAAATCACCGGTATGCAGGTGCTGTGA